TCCACCAAAAGAGGAACGGTCATTTTAGTAGCTGTCTCCACTACAGTACCTGCTTCTTGGTTCTTGGCTACCGGCGAATTCCTGGATTCCAAGTTCTAAATCAAGCTTCGATTTCTTCTTACTCATATGACACTGAATATGAGCCGCTCTATGCGATACTCCCCATAGTCAAACTCTAGATCATTCAAACACATCAGTCTGGTTCTGATTCTCCAAATAGATCAGGAAGGGAAGACCTCACCGTAGTTCTTCGGACTCGCCTGAAATAAACCCCTTACAGACCACACACGCTAAGACACGCCATGCACTTTACTGGAGATCAAGTAGAGATGGGGACTGGGGGCTGGGGGTTGAGAGGCTAGAGAGgctaagtaagtaataattgCTCCGGTGGCCTATGAAAACCAGCATCATTGAAAGACGCGCCATGGGCAAAAGCAGAAGGCAAAAGAGAGGCCATCCCTGAAATGGAACCTGTTATCTGGCATATCGTTAGGACGGCAATGTCTAGGAGATGGTGTCGAGAGTGACCGAAAATGAAAGATGCCGGTGCCATGACTCGAGATGTCTGAACTGAGCAAATCCcctcggggggcaagaatacaccgaaccttgatatagggtgtcgAAATAAACTCAACAAAAAGCCCCCTAAGCTAAGGACaaatttacctaagtatttttatcacttcggaataaggtcctgagttttctttcctcccctagcgaATTTTCTAAGAGAAATTCGATGAGACAAGAACCCCATGGAGAAGGATCCTAGACCATAGCTGTTTCAAGGATTCGACCAAACACAATAATGTCATGCTGAGTGCGATGAATCAAAACGTTCGCAACTTGAACTCCTGCCGTCGCAACGAAGACGATGTTGATTTTCGAACACGCATCAGAAGAAGTATGCATTGAAATTGCAAGATGGACAAAGTCAACTTGAGCATAAGGATAGCCGAAAAGCATGCAACTACACCTCGCTAACTGCGATATCTGATTCGCTGCATCGACACTAGGTATGTGGTTTTTGATGCAAAACGGAACTATGTGCGTGTAGCGCAACACCACGGCATGCAGCTTACTGAGGCAAAAACTACTCTGTACTTGCCTAGGTGTTCCAGCGCTAAGAGCATTACAGCCATGAGCTGTCCGTGTTGGAAGCCATCTTCGTATCGGCGAATTTGAGATCGGGAATATTATCTCAGAGGCACGTTACGATGCGCAGCCGACACCTTGGCTGGGTAGCTTGGCATGCCTGCACCCACCGATCTCGGAATTTGTCTCACATGGCATGGGCATCAAATCGATCgatcaatgatgatggatggtgaGTAAGTTCACTAGCTTTTCGGGTGGCCACTGTCATCCTCGTGCACATTGCTCATCCTACCTGTTTGAGTTTGGCTCGCACTCGGGTGCTTGCGCATCTCCCGAACTCACCAAGCTCTCGGTACCGTGCTAGTCAACAAGCTTCGAGTTCCAGTCCCAAGTTGGACTTGGCCGCTGCTAAGAAATGTTGGTGACTATCTCAAGTACGTAGGGGAACTCCGCGATGACCTGGCCCACCACAGACGCAAAGGTTCCATGGATGAATCTTATTCCAGTCGTTGAGTTGCTAAATTTGCAACAGACACGTACAGCCTAGGGCAGAGATGTGAAATCCGTACGAGTACCTACAGTAGTGATCTCTTCCAATCCTTGGAAAGTCAACGGACTAGCATAGCATTGGATAACATCTTCAACAGTCTAGGGGCTTGATCTGCCAAAACGCTTGGCCAGATCTCTTGGTAGCCCTTTTCAGATCTCGCATTCCAGTTTGATGGTTGGTAAATGCCTACCTGGCCTGGCAACTAAATATCTCCCGGTCGATAGGCGCCTTGCCTGAGGTGGACTCCACGATGGCTTCTGCGTGGCGCGTCTAGAGCAGGTACAGAATCCGGGCTGAGTATCAAGAGGTTCCTGGCCCAACAACCTGGCTCCTGAGCCGCCGTTATTAATTGTCCGATGGGCGTCACTAGGTGGTTCCTGCTTCACTATAGATGGATCCTTCCAAGCCTGAGATGCATCTTCTGGACCTACAgaataggtacctatagGTGGTAAGCACTGTTGCCTTAGGCCCTAAGTGTAAAGACTCTATTTGAACCTATTGGCATAGTGGTTTTTGTTTGTATGACAACATCCAACTACTACCCTTTTCAGCTTTAGGAAATATCCCACAGTCTTTCGATTTGAAAACAAGCACTAATCCACGGGGATTCATTTCAATCATCGTCTTTCACTTTCACTTTCATTCTATCACAATGTCAACGTGCAAATgcttcaccatcaccatcgacacGCACGGTATCTGTCACCGTCAATTGTCTCACAATGGCCTTTTCACTGGGCGACAGGCATAGTACTTCTGCCCAGTCCACGAATGTTATCATGCCATTTGGACAACTCGACCTGTTATTCAGCCTTTCTGCGGAGATTGTGCTGCCGTTTTCTTCCATAAGCATTCTTATGCCTTTTGGATCCACCCACAAGACCTCAAGGCTTCTGCTGTCGAACTTCCCTCAATGGCACATGGGAGCATGGTATTACCTACAAATACAAATAGCGGTACTCTCGGTCGGGCTGTCGATTTGCAGGACTCTAACATCTTTCTGGACATGCCCGACCATCATGCGCTACCTCGTACCGACATTACCTATCGTAGGTTGTCAACTATTTTGATCGAACATCCTCGCATACCAACTATGTTTCTTTTGGAGTTCATGACATTCGATGGCCTTCGGGCTTACCAGCCATGCTGTGAGAACATTGATCACCTTAACATCCTCAAATCATTGCGCACTATCGAACCAGATGGCGATCCAGTTTTCGAGGCAGCTCGTGAATGGTCATGCATCATCCAAGCCCGCCAAGGCTTACCCAAGGATATCAGATAGGTACTGGCACTCATCTACAACTTTTCCTGCGCAATGCTGCAGCTCGGGCAAACCGAAGAATACCTCTAGAAGATGCGGTCCTGGCTTATGCATTGGTATCAAGTTGCCGACAACCTCTTCACGAAGTTCAATGTCTCTGTCACGGCACCAGAACCAGATTGGTTCATGAGACCTCGTTCGCGCCCCGAGTCACCGCCGAGACCAGCCAAGCAGACTGAAAGCACGGCAGAACACCCGCCGTCGCCCATTTCCAATCTCACCACGAACTCGGGAGTAGACGATATAAACCGCCTGGCCGCACCACTGCCCTCGAGGGTACTTGACCAGCTCAACCACCGAATTGAAGCAATTGGGGTCAATAGCCATGGTCGGCCAGCTGTATTCGACCCAACGCCAGGTGGCCGATCATTCTCTTCCCGGGGACTTTTTGAGAGTGCAAGCACCAGTGGTGTTTCAAGGCCATGGTCTCGCTACAATCATACTATTAGGGGAACTTCACCTCTCGGTGTTACAGACACGACCTCTTCTCAGCATAATCCTCTACCTCAGCAATATGTGACTCTGGAGGATtgggatgaggaagatctgTTTGAATATTCCAGCGACATCTCCTGCTCGGTTTGCGAATCGCTCTTTGATTGAGAAGTCGAGAGTGTTTTGTCAGAAGCACACTCTGACCCTTTTGGAAACGGCATGACTTCGGGAAGTTCTGTCGCTGAGTAGTTTGGGGTATTTGATGGCTTGAGGTTAGCAATTCAATATGTAAGCGTAAAGAATGAAAAGcgactaaatatataacaAGTTTTCTTTCAAGTTTCAAGGTTAGGTACATGCTCGTGTTCTGCTGCCTCCGCTTAGATCAGAACTACCCACCGAAGATTTCTCGGTATCCCCCATATACTCGACTGAGTTGTTGTCTGTCTGCTCATATGCTTCGGCTTAGCCAGAATATATTGCTGAAGCCTGCCTATATCGCTATGGTTTACTGGGCAGCAACTAGACTCATATAAATTCCCCACACAACACCAGCCAACGCGCCTACGAGGTTGCGTCCCTCAACAGTTTTGACCGCTGCAAAGTTGACAAGGCTGACAGCAGGCCAAAGTTTCCATCCAGCAAAGATAAGTGGAGCAAAATCGACCTTGGAAGCCTCCCAGACGGCTGTCCAGTTAACTCGTCCAAAGTCCAGGGTGCCTGGCGAAGTCCAATATGTGATGGCCTTGGTGAGACTGGTGATGACGGGAGCGGGATGTATAGCTGAACGTAGAGCATGGGTGTAGGTGCTAAAGAGCAGAGTGTTCacagcagcaccaacagtCTGGTCGAGAAAGAACTTGATAAGAGTGTTCCGTATAGAAAGCTTGGGCTGGGTCTTTTTAGCATCCTTGGAGTCCTTAGCTTCAGGGACATCATCAGGATGAGCGGGAAATGTTGATTCAAGAAAATCTTGCCTGGGACGTGTCAGTCTGAAGGTTGCtaagggaagaagaagaagcatacCAGTAGAAGTTGGGTGGTGTACAAATAAcgttgaagaggaggaactgAAATACAGGAATCCAGTCTATCACAATATCGTTCTAAGATGAAGATAGTCAATACCAGCATTCGAACGTGTCAAGGCGTATGTAAATACCAGATTTACCCCAGCTCTGTAGGCCGAGATGCCCTGAGCCAATATATTGGCAATGCCACCCAAAGCAGCACTCTGAATAGTGGCCATAACCACGGGAGGGTAGTCCATTTTTGTTATTATTGTACGAAATCTCAGGGATTACGTGagtggaagagaagacgatgttgaagagttGATAAGAATAGAGACGTGTTAAGTTGAGACAGTGAGATCGGCGCTAAGATAGGCGAGCCAGGATAGATTTCTGATGACACTCTACCCAAGCGCTGAGAGTGCTGGGTTGTTTCCGGTTACTCAAGTTGTATTGTAGGGTTAACAAAAGCAGCTCGTGAAGGCGGTGTATTATTAATGAAACAAGAGAGACAGGGACCTAATGAATCATTCATGAGATGTGTGGAGAGAGATATAGTTTGATGTGAGCCATGGCTAATTGGTTAATATCAACAACACACGCATGTGCTGCAGGTGAATAGTCATGTAGTGACTTTCAGCAAATATCATTGAAATCTATAGCTCAGGGTTGAATAAATTAAATCATTGACGTTTTTTATGCTTCGTCGTTCAGCTCAAGCTGCCATCATACATCCCCAGTCATCCCTCATTACCGTCTCTGCCCCATGGTTCATTGACCAATGTTTATATATCACCCAGATGTCTCCGGGCCCTTTTGAGTGCAATGCAGACCTTCTAGACACAACAAGTGATTCACCTATGAGCTGTCACTCATTATGCCCTGGTGAGAAGCCacatgaagaagagctgcaCAAAGTAGGAGTAGATGAAAAGAAACTTTGTGCGTTGGCTGCGCTTCGCCCGTGAGTCTGTCTGCATTGGCCCACTGGAGCCGGCAGATGTTTCGGGCAGGAGGACGTACTTGAGTGATCGCATCTAAGCAAATAGTTAGCATGTGCATGTTTGCATTGCCAAATAACCATGCAACTTACCAAGAAGAGCGAGTTTGCAAGGTAGGTGTAGACAAAGACCAACCAGCCAACCCAGCCACCGGTGCCCTTGCCGCCGTTAAGGATCTCAGCAACGACAATAGTAACAATAATTCCGACAAACTTGTACCCAGAATAGGCAATCAAATCAAGGAGTTGGGATTGGCTGGATATGCTCAGGAGGTAGCATCCCAGCTTCAGGAAGAAGATCTCAACGATGACAACAATTAGACTAATTGTAGCTGTCTTTCCAAGAAGCTCTGGTTGGAACTGGTGGTTAAGACCAGCGATCAGCGTCGAGAGTAGAATGTATGTCACAAGTGCCATAACTGTACTACAATTAGCCAACTCGCCCAACTCTGGCGGTCTCCAACCTTGCATTACGCACCTGGAATATACATGTCGGGACTGTTGATGTCTTCTCGTGGGGGCAGGTACCAGCCCTCTTGTCCATTCTGACCAACAGCCTGCTTGCGAGACCAGGGCTTGTGCCTCCAGGGGAaaaggacgaggaagagtttATTGACGACGTATGAGTTGGAGACATTGAAGTAATGCTTGAGGGCAGAGACATTGACGTATCGACCAAACTATCGTGACAGTTAGTACCAGGTGCCACAAGGATCACCCACC
The window above is part of the Fusarium musae strain F31 chromosome 6, whole genome shotgun sequence genome. Proteins encoded here:
- a CDS encoding hypothetical protein (BUSCO:EOG09264P74), which translates into the protein MQRATYAQSPPLHHPVPQHVSTVPQLRSPPPPPGSAQSQQGYAANAGGNPYQQQGGTSGNVFGQYGNFMNDPTAQVAAQFGHTAFKHGQEYMEQNFGRYVNVSALKHYFNVSNSYVVNKLFLVLFPWRHKPWSRKQAVGQNGQEGWYLPPREDINSPDMYIPVMALVTYILLSTLIAGLNHQFQPELLGKTATISLIVVIVEIFFLKLGCYLLSISSQSQLLDLIAYSGYKFVGIIVTIVVAEILNGGKGTGGWVGWLVFVYTYLANSLFLMRSLKYVLLPETSAGSSGPMQTDSRAKRSQRTKFLFIYSYFVQLFFMWLLTRA